In a single window of the Natator depressus isolate rNatDep1 chromosome 24, rNatDep2.hap1, whole genome shotgun sequence genome:
- the F11R gene encoding junctional adhesion molecule A → MAGPGAWGRLRFVLLSVSSWSLISAQVMDTKTIQVPENNSIEIPCAAYVSQSGTPRVEWKFEKGSSIVLFYYDSKFTDPYKGRAQYTPTGIRFTSVTRKDTGKYICEVLWTGSGGSGELRKSEVDLIVQVPPSKPVAKGPTSVTIGNKAVLKCVETDGSPPPTFQWYKDDILMPSNPKINEKFRNSSYTIDTKTGVLTIEPVTSFDTGDYFCEAQNNVGTAQKSEAIHLEATEVNVGGIVAAVVVLLIVLALVAFGIWFAYRRGFFSKRRGSTNKQVIYSQPSNRSDGEFKQTSSFLV, encoded by the exons GGTCCTTGATATCTGCCCAGGTGATGGACACAAAAACCATTCAAGTGCCTGAGAACAACT CAATTGAAATACCCTGTGCTGCATATGTATCGCAAAGCGGAACACCCAGGGTCGAGTGGAAGTTTGAAAAGGGCTCTTCAATAGTGCTGTTCTATTATGATTCCAAATTCACAG ACCCCTACAAAGGCCGTGCTCAGTACACACCCACAGGCATTCGTTTCACTTCGGTGACTCGGAAGGACACGGGGAAGTATATCTGCGAGGTCCTCTGGACCGGGAGCGGTGGCAGTGGTGAACTAAGAAAGTCAGAAGTTGACCTCATTGTCCAAG TGCCTCCCTCCAAGCCTGTTGCCAAGGGGCCCACCTCGGTGACAATCGGAAACAAAGCTGTGCTGAAATGTGTGGAGACAGATGGGTCTCCACCTCCTACCTTCCAATGGTACAAGGACGACATCCTGATGCCCTCCAACCCCAAGATCAATGAGAAATTCAGGAACTCCTCCTACACAATCGACACCAAGACTGGAGTGCTG ACCATTGAGCCCGTAACCAGCTTCGACACGGGGGATTATTTTTGCGAGGCTCAGAACAACGTCGGGACCGCTCAGAAATCTGAAGCCATCCACTTGGAAGCCA CTGAAGTCAACGTGGGCGGTATTGTGGCAGCTGTGGTCGTGCTGCTAATCGTGCTGGCACTGGTTGCCTTCGGGATCTGGTTCGCCTACAGACGTGGCTTTTTCAGCA AGAGAAGAGG CAGCACTAATAAGCAAGTTATCTACAGCCAGCCCTCCAACCGGAGTGAC GGAGAATTCAAACAGACCTCGTCCTTCCTGGTGTGA